The following are encoded in a window of Mycoplasma anserisalpingitidis genomic DNA:
- a CDS encoding DNA-directed RNA polymerase subunit beta': MNNFEESKKIEKIILSLATDEDVLEWSNGEVTKPETINYKSYKPERDGLFDELIFGPTTDYKCPICNTKYKRSDENSVCSKTTACEKYKPKIIPKITRRSRMGHIHLHNPVVHFWFFKIDHSIISKLLGLKVSDTNKVVTKADLEKLIYYKSHIVLEDGGLKALKKNTIIDINEAASIYESVLHEMLDMYPKDSEEYEDIALALSELRQYAASQMGKDYGIDFYEYNDIIHEYSNAKIGTGSQAIEYLLTHIDLEEEARKVSEEIELINNSIPAGESLTGTKVQERTKLYKRLTIINSFIKSGQKLTSMLIYNLPVIPADLRPLVQLDGGRHSTSDINELYRRIIIRNNRLEKWNASDAPMLIKQNEYRMIQEAVDALIDNARKKPSPVVSKDSRPLKSISDAITGKKGRFRQNLLGKRVDYSGRSVIVVGPTLKMHQVGIPREMAAKLFEPWVIKEIIKSNEGINSIKAAKKKVESLDPMIWPYVERAIEGRPVLLNRAPTLHRLSIQAFEPVLIRGKAIRLHPLVTTAFNADFDGDQMAVHVPISDEAVREARELMLASKNILGPKDGEPIINPSQDIILGLYYLTLEKENAKGEGTYYSSMNDMLNAYERGYITLHTRVVLPIKEVNKDQLQLNPNKKYVISTPGKFILNNAFPSDFEFIFGKRVTKKVTTDSNGEVKVSESEKIHTSLNNVDEYTLPYEVNFVEYIKNLPTNTALSKKDIAKIVRKVYEKYVAIVTMEDIASVINEVNRENYKDLFTKCAELYDYKNEAINQVHANTIAKLIKKHFAEIDVITTRKNKGQLKEWTVSNYTELLEKVWFDYTNKVAKILDKIKDLGFFYSTKSGTTISMNDVTTVPSTKEKIKDGEIYANQLKEYFEKGYLTDDERYTLTIQKWSEVKESIEADLKVVTKSDMSNPLFTMFLSGARGNISNFVQLAGMRGLMSNNTKVLKADAANDRVVRSTIEIPVKSSFLDGLTGYEFFSSTHGARKGLTDTALNTAKSGYLTRRLVDVAQGIVVREDDCGSDFGFVVKDIKDTKTDTVIESLTERIEGRFTNRSIYDENGELIIAANTLITPELAERIINDAKVTEVEIRSVLSCHTRNGVCKKCFGKDMATNRIVNIGEAVGVVAAQSIGEPGTQLTMRTFHTGGVAGVEDITGGFGRLIELIDAYDSPWGRPAVISKHNGIVTGISIAKDKDGRDTDALLITVAHRNGHETIKETYNAKVSQKLRVAVGDSVIPGQKLVEGPIVLTELLETVDTRAVQNYLLKEVQRLYRLQGISISDKYIEIIIRQMLSKVMITDPGDSSFFTGSLIDTFVYQRENGRLISQGKKPAYGEVKIRGAKQTPLLSESFLAAASYQETAKILVNSSISQRVDNLEGLKENIILGHKIPAGTNINYEAKGKYDIRDPRSYFKGKYDPTNEDFNGVDIDEDFEDFENFSPYDSSENDEYTISLDEIYDNNSDDENEYNDDY; the protein is encoded by the coding sequence ATGAATAATTTTGAAGAATCTAAAAAAATTGAAAAAATCATTCTTAGTCTTGCAACAGACGAAGATGTTTTAGAATGATCAAATGGTGAAGTTACTAAACCTGAAACAATTAACTATAAATCTTATAAACCTGAAAGAGATGGTCTTTTTGATGAATTAATTTTTGGTCCTACAACTGACTATAAATGTCCAATTTGTAATACTAAATATAAAAGAAGTGATGAAAATAGTGTTTGTTCAAAAACTACTGCATGTGAAAAATACAAACCAAAAATTATTCCAAAAATTACACGTAGAAGTAGAATGGGACACATTCACTTACACAATCCAGTTGTGCACTTTTGATTCTTCAAAATTGACCACTCAATCATTTCTAAATTATTAGGTCTTAAAGTAAGTGACACAAATAAAGTTGTTACTAAAGCAGATCTAGAAAAACTTATTTACTATAAATCACATATCGTTCTTGAAGACGGTGGGCTTAAAGCACTTAAGAAAAATACAATTATCGACATCAATGAGGCTGCAAGTATTTATGAATCTGTTCTTCATGAAATGCTTGATATGTATCCAAAAGATTCTGAAGAGTATGAAGATATCGCTCTTGCATTAAGCGAATTACGTCAATATGCTGCTTCACAAATGGGTAAAGATTATGGTATTGACTTCTACGAATACAATGATATTATTCATGAATATTCTAATGCTAAAATCGGTACAGGTTCTCAAGCTATTGAATATCTTTTAACTCACATTGACTTAGAAGAAGAAGCTAGAAAAGTAAGTGAAGAAATTGAATTAATTAACAACAGCATTCCAGCTGGTGAAAGTTTAACTGGAACTAAAGTTCAAGAAAGAACTAAGTTATATAAAAGACTTACAATCATCAATTCATTCATAAAATCAGGTCAAAAATTAACAAGTATGTTAATTTATAACTTACCAGTTATTCCTGCTGATTTACGTCCTCTTGTTCAACTTGATGGTGGACGTCATTCGACAAGTGATATTAATGAACTTTACCGTCGTATTATTATTAGAAATAATCGTTTAGAAAAATGAAATGCTTCTGATGCTCCTATGTTGATTAAACAAAATGAGTATCGTATGATTCAAGAAGCTGTTGATGCTTTAATTGACAACGCTAGAAAAAAACCTAGTCCTGTCGTTTCTAAAGATTCAAGACCTCTTAAATCTATTAGTGATGCCATTACAGGTAAAAAAGGTCGTTTCCGTCAAAACTTACTTGGAAAACGTGTTGACTACTCAGGACGTAGTGTTATCGTCGTTGGTCCTACTCTTAAAATGCACCAAGTTGGTATTCCTAGAGAAATGGCTGCTAAATTATTCGAACCATGAGTAATTAAAGAAATAATAAAATCTAATGAAGGAATTAACTCAATTAAAGCTGCTAAAAAGAAAGTTGAATCACTTGATCCAATGATTTGACCATATGTTGAAAGAGCTATTGAAGGTAGACCAGTTCTTCTTAACCGTGCTCCTACACTTCACCGTCTTTCAATTCAAGCTTTTGAACCAGTTTTAATTAGAGGAAAAGCTATAAGATTACACCCACTTGTAACTACAGCTTTCAACGCCGACTTCGACGGGGACCAAATGGCTGTTCACGTTCCTATTTCTGATGAAGCGGTTCGTGAAGCGCGTGAATTAATGCTTGCTTCAAAAAACATTCTTGGTCCTAAAGATGGTGAACCTATCATCAACCCATCTCAAGATATTATTCTTGGGTTGTACTACTTAACATTAGAAAAAGAAAACGCTAAGGGTGAAGGTACGTATTATTCATCAATGAACGATATGTTAAATGCTTATGAGCGTGGTTATATTACTCTACACACTAGGGTTGTTTTACCAATTAAGGAAGTCAATAAAGATCAATTACAACTTAATCCTAATAAAAAATATGTAATTTCTACACCAGGTAAATTCATTCTTAATAATGCTTTCCCATCAGATTTTGAATTTATTTTTGGTAAAAGAGTAACTAAAAAAGTTACAACAGATTCTAATGGTGAAGTTAAAGTATCTGAAAGTGAAAAGATTCACACAAGTTTAAATAATGTTGATGAATATACCTTACCTTACGAGGTGAATTTTGTTGAATACATCAAAAACTTACCAACTAATACCGCTTTATCTAAAAAGGATATTGCAAAAATTGTACGTAAAGTATATGAAAAATATGTTGCTATTGTAACAATGGAAGACATTGCAAGTGTAATTAATGAAGTAAATAGAGAAAATTACAAAGATTTATTTACTAAATGTGCTGAATTATATGACTATAAAAACGAAGCAATTAATCAAGTTCACGCAAATACAATTGCTAAGTTAATCAAAAAACATTTTGCAGAAATTGATGTTATTACAACTAGAAAAAATAAAGGTCAACTTAAAGAATGAACGGTGTCTAATTATACTGAATTGCTTGAAAAAGTTTGATTTGATTACACAAATAAAGTAGCTAAAATTCTTGATAAAATTAAAGATTTAGGTTTCTTCTACTCAACTAAATCTGGTACAACAATTTCAATGAACGACGTTACAACAGTACCATCAACAAAGGAAAAAATAAAAGATGGTGAAATTTATGCTAACCAACTTAAAGAGTACTTTGAAAAAGGATACTTAACTGATGATGAACGTTATACTTTAACAATTCAAAAATGATCTGAAGTTAAAGAAAGTATTGAAGCAGACTTAAAGGTAGTTACTAAGTCAGATATGAGTAACCCACTTTTCACAATGTTCCTTTCTGGAGCTCGTGGAAATATCTCTAACTTTGTTCAACTTGCTGGTATGCGTGGACTTATGAGTAACAATACCAAAGTTCTTAAAGCCGATGCTGCAAACGATCGTGTGGTACGTAGTACTATTGAAATTCCTGTTAAGTCAAGTTTCCTTGACGGTCTTACTGGTTATGAATTCTTCTCATCAACCCACGGGGCTCGTAAAGGACTTACCGATACTGCTCTTAACACTGCTAAATCTGGATACTTAACTCGTCGTTTAGTTGATGTTGCGCAAGGTATTGTTGTTAGAGAAGATGATTGTGGTTCGGACTTTGGTTTTGTTGTAAAGGACATAAAAGACACAAAAACTGATACAGTTATCGAATCTCTTACAGAAAGAATTGAAGGAAGATTCACTAACCGTTCAATTTATGATGAAAATGGTGAATTGATTATTGCTGCAAATACATTAATTACTCCAGAATTAGCCGAAAGAATTATTAATGATGCTAAAGTTACTGAAGTTGAAATTCGTTCTGTACTTTCATGTCATACACGTAATGGAGTATGTAAAAAATGTTTTGGTAAAGATATGGCTACAAATAGAATAGTAAATATTGGTGAAGCTGTTGGTGTTGTGGCTGCTCAAAGTATTGGTGAACCTGGTACACAACTTACTATGCGTACATTCCATACTGGAGGGGTTGCTGGGGTTGAAGATATTACTGGTGGATTTGGTCGTTTAATCGAATTAATCGATGCCTATGATTCACCTTGAGGTAGACCGGCGGTGATTTCAAAACACAATGGAATCGTAACTGGAATTAGTATTGCTAAAGATAAAGATGGTAGAGATACTGATGCATTATTAATTACTGTTGCACACAGAAATGGACACGAAACAATCAAAGAAACATATAATGCTAAAGTTTCACAAAAACTTAGAGTTGCTGTTGGAGATAGTGTTATTCCAGGCCAAAAACTTGTTGAAGGTCCAATTGTTTTAACAGAATTACTTGAAACTGTTGACACTAGAGCTGTTCAAAACTACTTACTTAAAGAAGTTCAAAGACTTTATAGACTTCAAGGTATTTCTATTTCAGATAAGTATATCGAAATCATTATTCGTCAAATGCTTTCTAAAGTTATGATCACTGACCCAGGAGATTCAAGCTTCTTTACAGGAAGTTTAATTGATACATTTGTATATCAAAGAGAAAATGGTCGTTTAATTTCTCAAGGTAAAAAACCAGCTTATGGTGAAGTTAAAATTCGCGGAGCAAAACAAACTCCTCTTCTTAGTGAATCTTTCTTAGCTGCTGCATCATACCAAGAAACAGCTAAAATCTTAGTTAACTCATCAATTTCACAAAGAGTTGATAACTTAGAAGGTCTTAAGGAAAATATTATTCTTGGACATAAAATTCCTGCGGGTACAAATATTAATTATGAAGCTAAAGGAAAATATGACATCCGTGATCCTAGATCATACTTCAAAGGAAAATATGATCCTACTAATGAAGATTTTAATGGTGTTGATATTGATGAAGATTTTGAAGATTTTGAAAACTTCAGTCCATACGATTCATCAGAAAATGATGAATATACAATTTCACTTGATGAAATTTATGACAATAATTCTGATGATGAAAATGAATACAATGATGATTATTAA